From the genome of Blautia pseudococcoides, one region includes:
- a CDS encoding S1 RNA-binding domain-containing protein, translating to MATKKQEKLSGEEILQETTPQTDGNPELEELSQPEDDSPDPELSQTDTEDSLERVSSEEFRDADSEGEILPQTDMEMADGKPPSEPEEKISSQTDADSPRDDISSENALGEEPSQGDVSQTEPEKVKKPRGRKKTKENTSQSDTEANPEGKNIADGVEEAPKPRKRRVSVRPTTPVLAIDDQLSVETDAEKAKNDLLDLLESQKTGRILTGTIQGVERPEDNPSRSFAVIYHGEFKVIIPAEEAVEPPADYRGRLPEDVLHYMLTKRLGAEVDYIVRGIDPSSGIAAASRLEAMKAKRKQYYLGTDRDGNNLLYSGVCAEARIVSVIRAGIFVDIFGLEIYIPLRELSYQRWMDAAAHFQPGQRILVKVLEVDRSDRNHVKATASVKQSGENPYEKALRRYSVGNRYVGTVSMVDTNGVFVALDGGIDCLCSYPKRGRPPRGSRVTVRILGINHDSNRIWGAITHIAAPR from the coding sequence TCCCAGACTGATACAGAGGATTCCCTGGAGAGAGTCTCTTCAGAGGAATTCAGAGATGCAGATTCTGAAGGTGAAATTCTCCCTCAGACTGATATGGAAATGGCTGATGGGAAGCCGCCTTCGGAGCCGGAAGAGAAAATATCTTCCCAGACCGATGCAGATTCTCCCAGAGATGATATCTCTTCAGAAAACGCGTTAGGCGAAGAGCCCTCTCAAGGGGATGTTTCTCAGACTGAGCCGGAAAAGGTGAAAAAGCCCCGCGGGCGTAAGAAGACTAAGGAAAATACATCTCAGTCTGACACAGAAGCAAATCCCGAGGGAAAAAATATCGCCGACGGCGTCGAGGAGGCGCCTAAGCCAAGAAAAAGGCGTGTATCTGTCAGACCGACAACACCGGTGCTGGCCATTGATGACCAGCTCAGCGTCGAGACGGATGCTGAAAAAGCCAAAAATGATTTGCTGGATCTGCTGGAATCCCAGAAAACCGGGCGCATTCTGACTGGAACCATTCAGGGCGTAGAGCGTCCCGAGGACAACCCATCCCGTTCTTTCGCAGTCATTTACCACGGTGAGTTCAAAGTCATCATTCCTGCAGAGGAAGCGGTAGAACCGCCAGCGGATTATCGTGGCAGGCTTCCGGAGGACGTGCTGCATTACATGCTTACTAAGCGTCTGGGTGCGGAGGTGGATTATATCGTCAGAGGAATTGATCCGTCATCCGGCATTGCGGCAGCGAGTCGTCTGGAGGCGATGAAGGCAAAACGCAAGCAGTATTATCTGGGTACAGACAGGGATGGGAACAATCTGCTTTACTCAGGTGTGTGTGCAGAAGCCAGAATCGTATCAGTGATTCGTGCTGGCATTTTCGTGGATATCTTCGGGCTGGAGATTTACATTCCACTCAGGGAACTCAGTTACCAGAGATGGATGGACGCAGCAGCGCATTTCCAGCCCGGGCAACGTATCCTGGTAAAAGTGCTTGAGGTGGACCGCAGTGATCGGAACCATGTCAAGGCAACAGCCTCGGTCAAGCAGTCTGGGGAAAACCCGTATGAGAAAGCACTGCGCAGATATTCCGTCGGCAACCGCTATGTGGGTACAGTCAGTATGGTGGATACCAACGGTGTGTTTGTGGCATTGGATGGCGGTATCGACTGTTTGTGCAGTTATCCCAAGCGTGGCCGTCCGCCCAGAGGTTCGAGAGTGACCGTCAGAATTTTGGGAATCAACCATGACTCCAACAGGATTTGGGGCGCCATCACACATATCGCTGCCCCCAGATAA